Within the Candidatus Thiopontia autotrophica genome, the region TAGATATTGACTCCTCAGCTCCGGATGTTTTTTGAGTAATTTTCTTGCCCGTCTACTATAACTCTCACTGAAAACCAGTGAATAACTCACTCGCCAGCCACCCGAGCCAGATGTGCTTCAGCCGTTTCACGTACAAAATCACCGTTTTCCAGATCACGGCGCACCTCTAACAGGGCCGCCTCCAACTCCATCTCACGCAGATAACGATACTGCTCCAGATGCATCACCACATACTGCTCCTTACCGCGCACAGTAATCACCACCTCTGGCTCAACAAGCAGCCCCTCTTCAAGGGCAGAGACACCCCTGGTTTTCAGATCATTCGCTGCAATCGTATTCATAACAACCTCCTTAATCGTACTGTTAATAATACTATCACAAACATACAGAGCA harbors:
- a CDS encoding type II toxin-antitoxin system Phd/YefM family antitoxin — protein: MNTIAANDLKTRGVSALEEGLLVEPEVVITVRGKEQYVVMHLEQYRYLREMELEAALLEVRRDLENGDFVRETAEAHLARVAGE